From Cryptococcus decagattii chromosome 13, complete sequence, the proteins below share one genomic window:
- a CDS encoding tRNA (5-methylaminomethyl-2-thiouridylate)-methyltransferase — MWFTSLRPLSTLSNFHCSNAFASKSRQCLPRAVNVNLKHLVRIRSTHTLAEKELRNLLPTMSELGLREGDHVTVGMSGGVDSATTLRILREFPIHLDVIFMRNWDPLLSESPLEPSLSPSSIYLAYSSTSPRNGEPNLSPCQWERDWNDVLKVATQIGIPKDSIRLVDLSKEYWSRVFEPAVGVWERGGTPNPDVDCNREIKFGALLDVLPKKDRHFLATGHYGRVAHLPHLGASKLLRATDQSKDQTYYLSQMTEPQLSRTILPLGGLLKTDVRRLAEHWGLPNAKKEESMGVCFIGERGKFGDFISQYTSPPEPGYLVNLSGERLTEHKGLWYYTIGQRARVANQLKPMFVAKKGVGEKGTDILVVPGSDHPMLLCKNVQASDFHWIHCTSPREQLAKEPEKVRIQVRHRMNPVGGRIVVGTDIKNVTVEFNEPIAGVSPGQVVAVWYDGWCLGSGVIKGTTCVGEM, encoded by the exons ATGTGGTTCACATCTCTGAGGCCGTTATCGACATTGTCCAATTTCCATTGTTCAAATGCCTTTGCTTCAAAATCCCGACAATGCCTGCCGAGAGCCGTAAATGTGAACCTGAAACATTTGGTCCGAATACGAAGTACTCATACCTTGGCTGAAAAGGAGCTTCGGAATCTTCTGCCTACCATGAGTGAACTCGGTTTGAGGGAAGGTGATCACG TAACTGTTGGCATGTCCGGTGGAGTTGACTCTGCAACAACCTTGAGGATATTACGAGAGTTT CCAATCCATCTCGACGTAATATTCATGCGAAACTGGGACCCTCTGCTATCTGAATCGCCCCTTGAACCTTCTTTATCACCATCTTCCATATACCTCGCATACTCCTCTACTTCACCCAGAAATGGAGAGCCAAACCTTTCCCCTTGCCAATGGGAGCGAGACTGGAATGATGTTCTAAAAGTTGCTACGCAAATCGGGATCCCAAAAGACTCAATCAGGCTCGTAGATCTGTCGAAGGAGTACTGGAGTAGGGTGTTTGAACCGGCAGTGGGAGTATGGGAGAGGGGTGGAACACCTAATCCAGACGTGGATTGTAACAG GGAGATCAAATTTGGCGCTTTATTGGATGTCTTGCCAAAGAAAGACAGACATTTCCTTGCAACAGGTCATTATGGCCGTGTTGCCCACCTCCCACATCTGGGTGCTTCGAAGCTTTTACGAGCAACGGATCAATCCAAAGATCAAACCTATTACCTTTCTCAAATGACCGAACCGCAACTATCTCGC acaattcttcctcttggaGGTTTATTAAAAACTGACGTAAGACGATTGGCAGAGCATTGGGGTTTACCGAAcgcaaagaaggaagagtcTATGGGCGTGTGTTTTATTGGAGAGCGAGGGAAGTTTGGAGATTTCATCT CACAATACACGTCCCCACCTGAACCAGGCTATCTCGTTAACCTTTCCGGCGAGCGTTTGACGGAACACAAGGGACTCTGGTACTACACCATTGGTCAACGAGCGAGGGTCGCGAATCAGCTGAAACCCATGTTTGTTGCGAAGAAGGGCGTAGGGGAGAAGGGGACTGATATATTGGTCGTCCCGGGATC AGACCATCCAATGCTGCTCTGCAAGAACGTCCAAGCCTCCGATTTCCATTGGATACATTGCACATCCCCACGAGAACAACTTGCAAAAGAACCGGAGAAAGTGAGGATACAAGTTAGACATAGAATGAATCCTGTTGGGGGTCGAATTGTCGTGGGTACTGACATCAAGAA TGTGACTGTGGAATTTAATGAACCAATCGCTGGTGTGAGCCCTGGACAGGTCGTAGCCGTCTGGTATGATGGGTGGTGTCTGGGAAGTGGGGTCATCAAGGGTACAACATGTGTAGGAGAAATGTGA
- a CDS encoding phosphomevalonate kinase, which translates to MTERRMTVVSSPGKVLIAGGYLVLDTNYSGLVIGTSSRFYSCVSSRLSSASSTSNISNTDPGTDTETCQGKGKGDEAIISIRAGQFPSKASTWVYSISKPSASATFAVGEDGEKEGLYLGFKEINEEQAGKNKFIFITLCKVLEYAYETILAKLGNEETALDELIKRIKGSGDGLEVVVFADNDFYSQREQLTSLSLPIRISSLPHLPPFTPLPRPIPATSKTGLGSSAALVTSLVGSLLSHLHITHASPEGDISEDDKAAIHAVAQLAHCQAQGKVGSGFDVSSAVYGSHLYTRFSPSILTPLMSLAPFSRPQPSSSTASTPLLDALHPSKWDSKAISFRLPKHLRLLLADVSCGTDTPSFVSSVLEWRNNDREKADEVWGKLDHANRALRNVLRDMVDAESESDYEKTMMAAAQLTSDELLNLLVTPTPSRTLHLLHRLVLSLSSIRALLREMSDLSGVPIEPKEQTRLLDACGQVKGVVGGGVPGAGGYDALYLLIIDHPTPLAGVDQLWADWTEMDVCPLSAKQSDGGIRQEEVAEVKGLEDALNRTRAGE; encoded by the exons ATGAcagagaggaggatgacagTAGTATCATCCCCCGGCAAAGTCCTTATCGCCGGAGGATACCTTGTACTCGATACAAACTACTCTGGTCTAGTCATCGGCACTTCTAGTAGATTCTACTCTTGCGTATCGAGCCGCTTGTCATCCGCCTCCAGCACGTCCAACATATCCAACACCGATCCTGGCACCGACACCGAGACTTGTCAAGGTAAAGGTAAAGGTGACGAAGCCATCATCTCGATACGCGCCGGTCAATTCCCTTCCAAAGCTTCGACATGGGTCTACTCCATCTCAAAGCCTTCTGCCTCTGCAACTTTTGCTGTCggtgaagatggtgaaaaGGAGGGTTTGTATCTCGGCTTTAAAGAGATCAACGAAGAGCAGGCGGGAAAGAACAAATTTATCTTCATCACGCTCTGCAAAGTGCTCGAGTATGCTTACGAAACCATCTTGGCCAAACTAGGGAACGAGGAAACAGCACTGGACGAGTTGATAAAGCGGATAAAGGGTAGTGGAGATGGTCTGGAAGTGGTCGTCTTTGCAGACAATGACTTTTACTCTCAACGCGAGCAG CTCACATCACTTTCCCTCCCAATCCGAATATCATCCCTTCCCCACCTCCCGCCATTCACCCCCCTCCCTCGCCCAATTCCTGCAACCAGCAAAACCGGCCTCGGCTCCTCTGCCGCGCTAGTCACTTCCCTCGTCGGATCTTTGCTCTCCCATCTCCATATCACCCATGCCTCTCCAGAGGGCGATATCTCTGAAGACGACAAAGCTGCCATTCACGCTGTCGCTCAGTTGGCGCATTGTCAAGCTCAGGGAAAGGTTGGATCAGGTTTCGACGTTTCCTCCGCCGTCTATGGCTCTCACCTGTACACCCGTTTCTCCCCATCCATCCTTACGCCTCTCATGTCCCTCGCCCCATTCTCTCGTCCTCAACCCTCTAGCTCTACCGCCTCTACGCCTCTCCTCGATGCACTCCATCCGAGCAAATGGGATAGCAAGGCAATCTCCTTCCGACTGCCCAAACACCTGCGTCTCTTACTCGCCGACGTTTCTTGCGGTACCGATACTCCCTCCTTTGTCTCCTCCGTCCTCGAGTGGAGAAATAACGACAGGGAAAAGGCCGATGAAGTATGGGGGAAGCTGGATCATGCGAACAGGGCGCTGAGAAACGTGTTGAGGGATATGGTTGACGCAGAAAGCGAGAGTGATTATGAAAAGACGATGATGGCTGCGGCACAGCTTACATCTGACGAG CTTTTGAACCTCCTTGTAACCCCTACCCCTTCACGCAcacttcatcttctccatcgcctcgtcctctccctctcatccATCCGCGCTCTACTGCGTGAAATGTCTGATCTCTCGGGCGTACCTATCGAACCCAAAGAACAAACTAGATTGTTAGATGCATGCGGACAAGTCAAGGGTGTTGTAGGTGGTGGAGTTCCAGGAG CGGGTGGTTATGATGCCCTTTACCTCCTTATCATCGATCACCCAACGCCTCTAGCTGGTGTCGATCAACTTTGGGCCGATTGGACCGAGATGGACGTCTGTCCACTGTCCGCAAAACAGAGTGATGGTGGGATAAGGCAGGAAGAGGTCGCGGAAGTGAAGGGTTTAGAGGACGCTTTGAACAGAACGAGGGCGGGCGAATAG